The Pirellulales bacterium genome contains a region encoding:
- a CDS encoding YbjQ family protein, translating to MVVTTGNEVEGYKITSYIGLVRGIVVRSPNIAQGLMGGLKAIVGGNIESYAQVCEHAREEAYERMEQHAAERGADAVIAVRYDTTEFMQGATEVLCYGTAVKLTR from the coding sequence ATGGTCGTTACTACTGGCAACGAAGTCGAAGGGTACAAAATCACATCCTATATCGGCCTGGTGCGGGGAATTGTGGTCCGGTCCCCTAATATCGCACAGGGATTGATGGGCGGGCTAAAGGCCATTGTCGGGGGCAACATCGAATCGTATGCCCAGGTGTGCGAGCATGCCCGGGAAGAAGCCTACGAACGGATGGAGCAACATGCGGCCGAGCGGGGTGCAGATGCCGTGATCGCCGTGCGCTACGACACCACGGAATTCATGCAGGGCGCTACCGAAGTGCTGTGCTATGGCACGGCGGTCAAGTTGACTCGTTAA
- a CDS encoding type II secretion system protein: protein MRSQVPLRRGFTLIEATLATTIAAIAGTALLQGVYGSLETTKAAQQQLIAAGLAQQMMDEIAGKMYCAVRNQPYETTLGPSSAEQAGPGRSQYNDIDDYNGIRNTPPADPWGIPIGNDDGQGGTRYSSMRDASFLSSWRCEVDVYYVSATDLQTKLSASQTSDYRIVEVRLYVTDPNGASRNLVTLKRVFAYVPTI from the coding sequence ATGCGGTCACAAGTTCCCCTTCGCCGTGGTTTCACGCTGATCGAGGCCACGCTCGCTACCACCATTGCCGCCATCGCCGGCACTGCGCTGCTACAGGGAGTGTATGGCTCATTGGAAACCACCAAAGCCGCGCAGCAGCAACTAATCGCTGCCGGCTTGGCACAGCAAATGATGGACGAAATTGCCGGCAAAATGTACTGCGCCGTCCGTAACCAACCCTACGAAACCACGCTTGGTCCATCGTCTGCCGAGCAGGCCGGCCCGGGCCGATCGCAGTACAACGACATCGACGATTACAACGGCATTCGCAACACGCCGCCTGCGGATCCTTGGGGCATTCCGATCGGAAACGACGATGGCCAAGGGGGCACGCGATATTCCAGCATGCGTGATGCCAGCTTTCTCTCCTCGTGGCGTTGCGAGGTCGACGTTTATTACGTCAGCGCCACCGATTTGCAAACCAAGCTTTCGGCCAGCCAAACCAGCGATTACCGCATAGTGGAAGTGCGTTTGTATGTCACCGATCCCAACGGCGCCAGCCGAAACTTAGTGACCCTCAAGCGCGTGTTCGCTTACGTGCCGACGATCTAA
- a CDS encoding sigma-70 family RNA polymerase sigma factor, with translation MSPSPETRPSLLVRLTDRADQAAWQEFANIYTPVVYRLALRRGLQHADAEDLSQQVLTAISKAIDRWQTDPTRAKFRTWLHRIAQNQIINALTRAAPDRATGDPTVMENLNEQAALASDSEVVRLELRREVFRWAAEQIRHEFRPATWNAFWLTAVENLTVEQTAKRLELSCGAIYAARSRIMRWLKEKVCEFDDEAETAEE, from the coding sequence ATGAGCCCATCGCCAGAAACGCGGCCGAGCTTGCTCGTGCGGTTGACCGACCGCGCCGATCAGGCTGCGTGGCAAGAGTTTGCGAACATTTACACTCCCGTGGTATATCGGTTGGCACTCCGCCGGGGCCTGCAGCATGCCGACGCCGAAGACCTTTCGCAGCAGGTACTCACGGCCATCTCCAAAGCCATCGACCGCTGGCAAACCGATCCCACGCGGGCAAAATTCCGCACGTGGCTGCATCGCATTGCTCAAAACCAGATTATCAATGCCCTGACCCGTGCCGCCCCCGATCGGGCCACCGGCGATCCGACGGTGATGGAAAACTTAAACGAGCAGGCTGCCCTGGCTTCCGATTCCGAGGTGGTTCGCCTGGAACTACGCCGGGAAGTGTTTCGTTGGGCTGCCGAGCAAATTCGCCATGAATTTCGTCCCGCCACGTGGAATGCCTTCTGGCTAACGGCCGTCGAAAATTTAACCGTCGAGCAAACCGCAAAGCGGCTGGAGCTTTCGTGCGGTGCAATTTACGCAGCCCGCAGCCGAATTATGCGGTGGCTGAAGGAAAAAGTTTGCGAATTTGACGACGAGGCCGAAACAGCGGAAGAATAA
- a CDS encoding NAD(P)/FAD-dependent oxidoreductase, which yields MASSDQAARQQTDVVIVGAGAAGMAAAYDLAEAGRSVLVLEARPRIGGRILTLHDPAFGMPVELGAEFVHGSPPATWNLIRRAKLVAHDVPFQQWERRGKQLIHSNDASNELNKVMAGLARIGPHDMSFAQYLRKHCQGRGLAHARRMATTFVEGFDAADPERISAKSLAEEQEGLADLEHEKQFRLQAGYGSLMEHLYAGAKRKNVKVVLKRVVSDVKWKPGSVEISCVGHGRKTYCSRFAITTLPLGILQLPPKTNGAVRFSPNLPQKREAAMRIGFGPVVKLVLKFHEPFWEDRRLVRHQTLAGNLKDAVFFHDTQATFPTIWTMLPLRLPILTAWAGGPRANVLSDLSKAELVEAALDSVSHVFGLSKQKLTVLLDKVLTHNWPADPFSRGAYSYEMVNGSAARAQLAKPIENTLFFAGEATDNTGQASTVAGALASGQRAARQILACGD from the coding sequence ATGGCATCGTCGGATCAGGCTGCTCGGCAACAGACCGATGTCGTGATCGTGGGGGCGGGCGCGGCGGGAATGGCCGCAGCCTACGATTTGGCTGAGGCAGGTCGCTCCGTTCTGGTATTGGAAGCGCGGCCGCGCATCGGCGGCCGGATTTTAACGCTTCACGATCCTGCATTTGGAATGCCCGTCGAATTGGGCGCCGAATTTGTACATGGAAGTCCACCGGCGACGTGGAACCTGATCCGCCGAGCAAAGCTGGTTGCCCACGATGTGCCATTTCAACAATGGGAGCGACGCGGCAAGCAGCTAATCCATTCGAATGACGCCTCCAACGAATTGAACAAAGTGATGGCAGGCCTGGCAAGAATCGGCCCGCACGACATGAGCTTTGCCCAATACTTGCGGAAGCATTGCCAAGGCCGTGGACTGGCGCATGCTCGCCGCATGGCAACCACGTTTGTCGAAGGTTTTGATGCAGCAGATCCGGAGCGCATCAGCGCTAAGTCTTTGGCCGAAGAACAAGAAGGATTGGCTGATCTGGAACACGAAAAGCAGTTTCGTTTGCAAGCCGGCTATGGCTCTCTGATGGAACATTTATACGCGGGTGCAAAACGCAAAAATGTAAAAGTGGTATTGAAACGTGTTGTGTCAGACGTGAAATGGAAGCCGGGCAGCGTGGAAATATCTTGCGTCGGTCATGGGCGGAAAACTTATTGTTCAAGATTTGCAATCACCACACTGCCGCTTGGCATCTTGCAACTCCCGCCCAAGACCAACGGCGCCGTCCGCTTCTCTCCCAATTTGCCCCAAAAGCGTGAGGCCGCCATGCGGATTGGTTTTGGCCCAGTCGTCAAATTGGTTCTCAAGTTTCACGAGCCGTTTTGGGAAGACCGGCGGTTGGTGCGCCACCAAACGCTGGCCGGCAATCTAAAAGACGCCGTATTTTTTCACGACACCCAGGCCACATTCCCAACAATTTGGACGATGCTGCCTCTGCGATTGCCCATTTTGACTGCCTGGGCGGGCGGACCACGAGCAAATGTGCTTTCGGACCTTTCGAAAGCAGAACTTGTGGAAGCCGCGCTTGATTCGGTGAGCCACGTTTTCGGCTTGAGCAAGCAAAAACTCACCGTGCTATTGGACAAAGTTCTCACGCATAATTGGCCGGCCGATCCATTCTCGCGGGGCGCCTATAGTTACGAAATGGTCAACGGCAGTGCAGCTCGCGCGCAGCTGGCGAAACCCATCGAAAACACTCTTTTTTTTGCGGGCGAGGCAACCGACAACACCGGTCAAGCCAGCACCGTGGCAGGAGCGTTGGCTAGTGGGCAAAGAGCCGCTCGACAAATACTGGCATGCGGCGATTGA
- a CDS encoding helix-hairpin-helix domain-containing protein has translation MPDDQPSKPAISPWLLRRADQAVVAGFCLFALLALAIYFIAQGGLRGRLIEIDHADHVTAGFKVDVNTADWPELITIPEIGQTLAQRIVEYRRQHGPFQAVDDLRHVRGIGPKTLERLKAYVLPISAPSVVQK, from the coding sequence ATGCCAGACGATCAACCATCCAAGCCGGCGATTTCCCCCTGGCTTTTGCGCCGTGCCGATCAGGCGGTGGTTGCCGGTTTTTGTTTGTTCGCGCTGCTGGCATTGGCTATTTACTTCATCGCGCAAGGCGGTCTGCGAGGCCGACTAATCGAAATCGACCATGCCGATCATGTGACTGCCGGCTTCAAGGTCGACGTCAACACGGCCGACTGGCCGGAGCTCATCACGATTCCGGAAATCGGCCAAACATTGGCACAACGGATTGTGGAATATCGTCGGCAGCACGGCCCGTTTCAAGCCGTCGACGATTTGCGGCATGTCCGCGGCATCGGCCCCAAAACACTGGAACGGTTGAAAGCTTACGTATTGCCGATTAGCGCCCCCAGCGTCGTTCAGAAGTGA
- the nadC gene encoding carboxylating nicotinate-nucleotide diphosphorylase: MPKEFHQTEWDDVIADECRRLIRAAVLEDLDRGQDWTTVSLVPMEATGQAALVARQAGVIVGLPAVQLVIDEMDRRMRFLPAASANGKVIRDGQTIQPDAKLAMITGPARSLLTAERLILNFIGRLSGIATLTKRFVEAAAGTKARIYDTRKTTPGWRRLEKYAVRQGGGQNHRTGLFDAILIKDNHLALGGTVVGAARFSPIEAVRQARQFIAESFPDDDPRRQMIVEIEVDSIAQLEPVLRERPDIILLDNMCLENLRAAVALRNHLASGVALEASGRVTLETVKAIAETGVDRISAGSLTHSATSLDVGLDWLEKSH; the protein is encoded by the coding sequence ATGCCGAAGGAATTTCATCAAACCGAGTGGGATGACGTTATCGCCGATGAATGCAGGCGGCTGATTCGTGCGGCGGTTTTGGAAGACTTGGACCGCGGCCAAGATTGGACCACTGTTAGCCTCGTGCCAATGGAAGCGACAGGTCAGGCAGCGCTGGTGGCGCGGCAAGCGGGCGTAATCGTCGGCTTGCCGGCCGTGCAATTGGTCATTGACGAAATGGACCGCCGAATGCGTTTTCTGCCCGCCGCCTCGGCGAATGGCAAGGTCATCCGCGACGGCCAAACGATCCAGCCAGACGCCAAGTTAGCGATGATTACAGGTCCAGCCCGAAGTTTGTTGACGGCGGAACGATTGATTTTGAATTTTATCGGCCGGTTGTCGGGCATCGCCACGCTGACCAAGCGATTTGTCGAAGCGGCGGCCGGCACAAAGGCTCGCATTTACGATACGCGAAAAACGACGCCTGGTTGGCGGCGGCTGGAAAAATACGCGGTTCGGCAAGGCGGCGGACAGAACCATCGTACAGGATTGTTCGATGCGATTTTAATCAAAGATAATCATTTGGCCCTGGGAGGGACAGTAGTCGGAGCCGCACGTTTTTCGCCGATCGAAGCGGTACGACAGGCGCGGCAATTCATTGCGGAAAGCTTCCCCGACGATGATCCGCGGCGGCAAATGATCGTGGAGATCGAAGTCGATTCGATTGCTCAACTCGAGCCAGTCTTGCGGGAGCGGCCTGACATCATCCTGTTGGACAATATGTGCTTGGAAAACTTGCGCGCAGCCGTGGCGCTTCGAAATCATTTAGCATCAGGCGTCGCCTTGGAAGCCTCCGGGAGAGTGACGCTGGAGACGGTCAAAGCGATTGCTGAAACAGGCGTCGATCGAATCAGCGCAGGGTCCCTGACCCACTCGGCCACGTCGCTTGATGTGGGGTTGGACTGGCTTGAGAAATCGCACTGA
- a CDS encoding protein kinase, translated as MNNSRQTCDLQRIEGCLSDSLSDEERSAFEAHLETCANCRQALESSAAAETDWQLARKYLSSDAALPLVSGEDRGQGASSFTSGNRNSSAESEAANAAQRESVDSVLSSLAPTDDPRMLGRLGGYEIAGVVGRGGMGVVLKALDPALNRYVAIKVLAPQLATSGAARQRFAREARAAASVVHENVVAIHAVADSGPLPYFVMPYLRGSSLQKRLDAHGPLGVSEILRVAVQIAAGLSAAHAQGLVHRDIKPANIMLEDGVERLKITDFGLARAADDASLTRTGVIAGTPQFMSPEQARGELVDSRSDLFSLASVMYAMCTGRPPFRAETSYGTLHRICDAQPHGIREINPEIPPWLSP; from the coding sequence ATGAACAACTCCCGACAAACTTGCGATTTGCAGCGCATTGAAGGCTGCCTGAGCGATTCGCTCAGCGACGAGGAGCGATCGGCATTCGAAGCGCATTTGGAAACCTGCGCGAATTGCCGCCAAGCGCTGGAATCGAGCGCCGCGGCGGAAACCGATTGGCAATTGGCGCGCAAATACCTTAGTTCCGATGCTGCTCTGCCGCTGGTTTCAGGAGAGGATCGGGGTCAGGGCGCTTCTAGCTTTACCTCTGGAAATCGAAATTCAAGTGCCGAATCAGAAGCTGCGAATGCCGCGCAACGCGAATCGGTCGATAGTGTGCTTTCCAGCCTCGCTCCCACCGACGATCCGCGAATGTTGGGACGGTTGGGGGGTTACGAAATCGCCGGTGTTGTCGGGCGAGGCGGCATGGGAGTGGTGCTAAAGGCGCTCGATCCGGCCCTGAACCGCTACGTGGCCATCAAGGTACTTGCTCCACAACTGGCCACCAGCGGCGCCGCTCGGCAACGGTTTGCCCGTGAAGCGCGGGCAGCGGCTTCGGTCGTGCACGAAAATGTGGTGGCCATTCATGCCGTGGCGGATTCCGGGCCCCTGCCCTATTTCGTCATGCCTTACTTGCGCGGCTCGTCGTTGCAAAAACGGCTCGATGCCCACGGCCCGCTAGGGGTTTCGGAAATCTTGCGCGTGGCCGTGCAAATTGCGGCCGGGCTTTCCGCCGCCCATGCCCAAGGATTAGTGCATCGCGATATTAAGCCCGCCAACATCATGCTGGAAGATGGCGTGGAGCGCTTGAAAATTACCGACTTTGGCCTGGCCCGTGCTGCCGATGACGCCAGCCTCACGCGGACCGGTGTGATTGCCGGCACGCCGCAGTTTATGTCGCCCGAGCAAGCGCGCGGCGAATTGGTCGATTCTCGCAGCGATTTGTTCAGCCTCGCGAGCGTAATGTATGCCATGTGCACGGGCCGGCCGCCGTTTCGGGCTGAAACCAGTTACGGCACTCTGCACCGAATTTGCGATGCCCAGCCGCATGGCATTCGCGAAATCAATCCGGAAATTCCGCCCTGGCTGTCGCCCTGA
- a CDS encoding prepilin-type N-terminal cleavage/methylation domain-containing protein: protein MRNRISNRIQLRLRRGLTLVELMISIMILSVTVVALVMMFRAVEISSEYSQGYGTATQHARVTLDRLDRAINQAYANVSYCGAWIVSTTIGSYTFPDTLVVWRPASGTPANSSGAPLASELDIFCPDPAAANQLVEITVPNDTSTMPSPSNAATFKSYISGLKTESGVNKVQLTNLLHTTAVTGSSQTFGAVRFVVQLSPSDASYSSYQSGSTTFQNLPWAQSMCSPSTGLRQVWVRTELQLIPYGQWLVTNAVAEQAVPFFGSCAYYYEMTP, encoded by the coding sequence ATGCGAAATCGAATTTCGAATCGAATTCAATTACGCCTTCGCCGCGGTCTTACGCTGGTGGAGTTGATGATCTCCATCATGATTTTGTCGGTCACCGTAGTGGCGCTGGTAATGATGTTTCGAGCCGTTGAAATCAGCTCCGAATACAGCCAGGGATACGGCACTGCCACACAGCATGCCCGGGTGACGCTAGATCGCCTGGACCGAGCAATTAATCAGGCATATGCGAATGTCAGCTATTGCGGCGCATGGATCGTGTCAACCACGATCGGAAGCTATACCTTCCCCGACACATTAGTGGTTTGGCGTCCGGCCAGTGGAACACCGGCCAATTCCAGCGGAGCCCCATTGGCCAGCGAGCTCGATATTTTTTGTCCTGATCCGGCGGCGGCCAATCAACTGGTCGAAATTACGGTCCCCAACGATACCAGCACGATGCCTTCGCCCAGCAACGCGGCCACGTTCAAATCGTACATCAGTGGTTTGAAGACCGAAAGCGGAGTGAACAAGGTGCAATTGACCAACTTGCTGCACACGACGGCGGTAACCGGCAGCTCGCAAACGTTTGGCGCCGTGCGGTTTGTCGTGCAATTGAGTCCCAGCGATGCCAGTTACAGTTCATACCAATCGGGCAGCACGACCTTTCAAAACTTGCCGTGGGCGCAGAGCATGTGCAGCCCCAGCACGGGTTTGCGGCAGGTGTGGGTTCGCACGGAATTGCAACTCATTCCCTATGGCCAATGGCTGGTAACCAATGCAGTGGCCGAGCAAGCTGTGCCATTCTTTGGATCGTGCGCTTATTACTACGAGATGACCCCGTGA
- the uvrB gene encoding excinuclease ABC subunit UvrB, with translation MQFQLTSPFQPAGDQPQAIAALIDGLRAGRKQQVLLGVTGSGKTFTMANVIQNVQRPTLVLSHNKTLAAQLYSEFKEFFPHNAVHYFVSYYDYYQPEAYIPQRDIYIEKDASINQEIDRLRLATTSALVSRRDVIIVASVSCIYGLGSPEDYRSMMVGLRVGEQTDRDHVLRKLVDIHYERNDIEFARTKFRVRGDCVELWPAYEEYAYRIEFWGDEIEKLSIINPTSGETIERLETVYIYPAKHFVMPEERIHAAVDSIKKELEDRLEEFKNHNKLLESQRLAARTRFDIEMMQEMGYCPGIENYSRPLSGRPPGSTPDTLYNFFPDDFLLFVDESHVTVPQVRGMFAGDYSRKSTLVEHGFRLPSALDNRPLKFEEWEKKINQVIYVSATPGPYELQQAGGEFVEQVIRPTGLLDPVIEIHPARGQVPHLLEAIKKRSAAGQRTLVTTLTKRLAEDLSFYLAEQGVKCKWLHSELDAFERVELLRDLRIGRFEALVGVNLLREGLDLPEVSLVAILDADKEGFLRSETSLLQTIGRAARNVDATVILYADSVTNSMQNAIEETNRRRAMQEQYNREHGITPVSIQKAIRDGIEAEAAAHARANAAVGRTDEAQYITEEYLGELEAEMYAAAEALEFERAGVIRDRITKMRDSMGKKVGEVDFHADENGHGRGKRRRHSGRVPRPKKLS, from the coding sequence GTGCAATTTCAGCTTACCAGCCCGTTTCAACCCGCCGGTGATCAGCCGCAGGCCATTGCGGCACTTATCGATGGATTGCGCGCCGGCCGCAAACAACAAGTGCTGTTGGGCGTAACCGGGTCGGGCAAAACGTTCACGATGGCCAACGTCATCCAGAACGTGCAGCGGCCTACGCTGGTGCTGTCGCACAACAAAACGCTGGCGGCGCAACTTTATTCCGAGTTTAAGGAGTTCTTCCCCCACAACGCCGTTCATTATTTCGTCAGTTATTACGACTACTACCAGCCCGAAGCGTACATTCCACAGCGCGATATTTATATCGAGAAAGATGCCTCGATCAATCAGGAAATTGATCGGTTACGGCTGGCCACCACCAGCGCGCTGGTCAGCCGGCGAGATGTCATCATCGTGGCCAGCGTTTCTTGCATTTACGGCTTGGGCTCGCCGGAAGATTATCGCAGCATGATGGTCGGATTGCGCGTGGGCGAACAGACCGACCGCGACCATGTGCTGCGAAAACTGGTCGACATTCATTATGAACGCAACGACATTGAATTCGCCCGCACAAAGTTTCGAGTGCGGGGCGATTGCGTGGAGTTGTGGCCTGCCTATGAAGAATACGCCTATCGCATCGAGTTTTGGGGCGATGAAATCGAAAAGCTGTCGATCATCAATCCCACCAGCGGCGAAACCATCGAACGGCTGGAAACCGTCTACATTTATCCGGCCAAGCACTTCGTGATGCCCGAAGAGCGCATTCACGCCGCGGTGGATAGCATCAAAAAGGAATTAGAGGACCGGCTGGAAGAATTCAAAAATCATAACAAGCTGCTGGAATCGCAGCGGCTGGCCGCCCGCACCCGGTTCGATATCGAAATGATGCAAGAGATGGGCTATTGCCCGGGCATCGAGAATTACAGCCGCCCGCTTTCCGGCCGGCCGCCGGGCAGCACTCCTGATACGCTGTACAATTTTTTCCCAGACGATTTTTTGCTGTTTGTCGACGAATCGCACGTTACCGTGCCGCAAGTGCGGGGCATGTTCGCCGGCGATTACAGCCGCAAAAGCACGCTGGTAGAGCACGGTTTCCGCTTGCCCAGCGCGCTCGACAATCGCCCGCTGAAATTCGAGGAGTGGGAAAAGAAAATCAACCAAGTGATTTACGTTTCCGCCACGCCGGGGCCATACGAACTGCAGCAAGCCGGCGGGGAATTTGTGGAGCAAGTGATTCGCCCGACGGGCTTGTTGGACCCCGTAATCGAAATTCATCCGGCGCGCGGCCAAGTGCCGCATCTTTTGGAAGCCATCAAAAAACGGTCTGCCGCCGGACAGCGGACGTTGGTGACCACGCTCACGAAGCGGCTGGCAGAAGATTTATCGTTCTACTTGGCCGAGCAGGGCGTGAAATGCAAATGGCTGCACAGTGAGCTGGATGCCTTTGAGCGCGTCGAATTGTTGCGAGATTTGCGCATCGGGCGGTTCGAAGCGCTGGTGGGCGTCAATTTGCTGCGTGAAGGATTAGATTTGCCCGAGGTGTCGCTGGTGGCGATTTTAGATGCCGATAAAGAAGGCTTTTTGCGCAGTGAAACTTCGCTGTTGCAAACTATCGGCCGCGCAGCCCGCAACGTGGATGCCACCGTTATTTTGTATGCCGACTCGGTTACGAATTCCATGCAAAACGCCATTGAGGAAACCAATCGCCGCCGCGCCATGCAAGAACAATACAACCGCGAGCACGGAATCACGCCGGTGAGCATTCAAAAAGCCATCCGCGATGGCATTGAAGCCGAAGCCGCCGCTCACGCTCGGGCCAATGCCGCGGTGGGCCGTACCGACGAAGCCCAATACATTACGGAGGAGTACCTCGGCGAGTTGGAAGCCGAGATGTATGCCGCCGCAGAAGCGTTGGAATTTGAACGTGCCGGCGTCATCCGAGATCGCATTACGAAAATGCGCGATTCGATGGGCAAAAAAGTAGGCGAGGTCGATTTCCACGCCGACGAAAATGGACACGGCCGCGGCAAACGCCGTCGCCATAGTGGCCGCGTGCCACGACCCAAAAAGTTGAGCTGA
- a CDS encoding HD domain-containing phosphohydrolase — protein sequence MRSATNLDFDLYFPPEGDRPAKLYRQQNVPCTSADFERLLEHGVQTLYIPTNTAKAYREHLKQNVLNDQRIPVGQRLQLLKDAARVTFNDALHSGDPDQITTIAHEFGEELTQLFHGNDYVLSDLVTLMLHDYSTFTHMTHVATYSIMLARELGFNNPAELSEIAKGGLLHDVGKRFISVRILEKPDRLDEKEMGVIREHPRCGFAELCLRNDISWGALMMVYQHHERCQGSGYPVGSVTDEIHPWARICAIADVFDAMRSNRAYHKSNAVGEVLAYLKKQAGSGFDQEMIQCWSTMIEGKVLQP from the coding sequence TTGCGTTCGGCCACGAACCTAGATTTCGACCTCTATTTTCCGCCCGAAGGCGACCGTCCCGCCAAATTGTATCGCCAGCAGAACGTGCCCTGCACGAGTGCCGATTTTGAGCGGCTCTTAGAACATGGCGTGCAAACCTTATACATTCCCACCAACACCGCCAAAGCTTATCGGGAACATCTCAAGCAAAACGTACTGAACGACCAACGCATTCCCGTGGGACAAAGGTTGCAACTGCTGAAAGATGCCGCCCGAGTAACGTTTAACGATGCGCTGCATAGCGGCGATCCGGATCAAATCACCACCATTGCCCATGAGTTTGGCGAGGAACTGACCCAACTGTTCCACGGCAATGATTATGTTTTGAGCGATTTAGTAACACTAATGCTGCACGATTACTCCACGTTCACTCACATGACTCACGTGGCGACGTACTCGATTATGTTGGCCCGTGAACTGGGATTCAACAACCCGGCGGAACTTTCGGAAATCGCCAAAGGCGGACTACTGCACGATGTCGGGAAACGATTTATCTCGGTTCGCATTTTGGAAAAACCCGACCGGCTGGATGAAAAAGAAATGGGTGTGATCCGGGAACATCCCCGGTGCGGATTTGCGGAATTGTGCCTCCGCAACGATATTTCTTGGGGGGCGTTGATGATGGTTTATCAGCATCACGAGCGCTGCCAGGGGAGCGGGTACCCGGTGGGTTCGGTGACCGATGAAATTCATCCTTGGGCGCGGATTTGCGCCATTGCCGACGTGTTCGACGCCATGCGCAGCAATCGCGCGTATCACAAAAGCAATGCGGTCGGCGAGGTGCTGGCATATTTAAAAAAACAGGCCGGTTCAGGTTTCGACCAGGAGATGATTCAATGTTGGAGCACGATGATCGAAGGGAAAGTTTTGCAGCCCTAA